The proteins below are encoded in one region of Apium graveolens cultivar Ventura chromosome 4, ASM990537v1, whole genome shotgun sequence:
- the LOC141721590 gene encoding uncharacterized protein LOC141721590 gives MHAETGLVFPHYQSFAFDIQPLDDFWHSHKLHHSLPSTILEYDLGAEGDLFDAPKPVIEEPMVALHPMIAAISMISTAEDVDIELMQNEQLLSEVFCEFKKDLLANEATGTSLSEVLQIQIPVETVEIPTTEEKVLSQINIPKSASSECLNSTGWIHGNSVRDNYLDFPGMDFGAIYGMRRSYSEGDIKTPGNGKVSIIQSPIGQPQIWGKFSSEIRKEKLSRYRTKKAKRNFGRKIKYACRKALADSQPRVRGRFAKTDESEISKK, from the exons ATGCATGCTGAAACTGGACTTGTCTTCCCTCACTACCAGAGCTTTGCTTTTGATATCCAACCTCTTGATGACTTCTGGCACTCTCACAAACTCCATCATTCACTG CCCTCCACCATATTGGAATATGACCTTGGGGCAGAAGGGGATCTTTTTGATGCACCGAAACCTGTTATTGAGGAACCAATGGTAGCTCTTCACCCCATGATAGCTGCCATATCAATGATTTCAACGGCAGAAGATGTTGATATTGAACTAATGCAGAATGAGCAGCTGCTAAGTGAGGTTTTTTGTGAATTTAAGAAGGATCTCTTGGCAAATGAAGCTACTGGAACATCACTGTCTGAGGTCCTGCAAATCCAGATTCCTGTTGAAACTGTTGAAATTCCTACTACAGAGGAGAAGGTGCTTTCACAGATTAACATACCTAAAAGTGCTAGTTCAGAGTGTCTAAACTCAACGGGATGGATACACGGGAATTCAGTACGAGACAACTATCTGGACTTTCCAGGAATGGATTTCGGTGCTATTTACGGGATGCGAAGGTCATATAGTGAAGGGGACATTAAG ACTCCTGGAAATGGAAAAGTGAGCATCATCCAGTCACCAATTGGACAACCTCAGATATGGGGGAAGTTTTCCAGTGAAATTCGCAAGGAGAAGCTGTCTAGATACAGGACTAAGAAGGCAAAGCGGAACTTTGGCAGGAAAATCAAg TATGCTTGCAGGAAGGCTTTAGCAGACAGTCAGCCAAGGGTCCGCGGAAGGTTTGCAAAGACAGACGAATCTGAAATTTCCAAGAAGTAA